The following are from one region of the Methylophilus sp. DW102 genome:
- the hisC gene encoding histidinol-phosphate transaminase → MSDLSSDTILSALAPANIRAIAPYQGGKPISELAREMGLNEADIVKLASNENPLGMSPKAQMAVEEAIDDIARYPDGNSFALRDAVSHKYGVAPSQIVFGNGSNDILELAARAFLSAGDEVIYSQHAFAVYPLVTQAVGATGVVVPAIDFGHDLPGFLGAMTPKTKLIFVANPNNPTGTLIPKAILKDFLRQVPKNILVVLDEAYDEYLSATDKSEAIGWLSEFENLIISRTFSKAYGLAGLRVGFGLMHASLADLMNRVRQPFNVNNLAQIAATVSLQDDDFVARSYAANQAGMAQITQGLTQLGLSYIPSFGNFVSFKVTNAGAVNQALLKHGVIVRPVANYEMPDYLRVSIGLFSENARFLDVLEKILKS, encoded by the coding sequence ATGTCTGACTTATCCAGCGATACTATTTTGTCTGCTTTGGCGCCTGCCAATATTCGTGCGATTGCGCCTTACCAAGGCGGTAAACCGATCAGTGAACTCGCTCGCGAGATGGGCCTTAACGAAGCCGATATTGTCAAATTGGCATCGAATGAAAACCCGCTGGGCATGAGCCCGAAGGCGCAAATGGCGGTAGAAGAGGCCATTGATGACATCGCACGTTATCCTGATGGTAATAGCTTTGCTTTACGCGATGCCGTAAGCCACAAGTATGGCGTCGCTCCCTCGCAAATTGTGTTTGGCAATGGTTCGAATGATATTCTGGAATTAGCGGCGCGCGCATTTTTGTCTGCAGGTGATGAGGTGATTTATTCGCAACATGCGTTTGCCGTGTATCCCTTGGTGACACAGGCCGTTGGTGCCACTGGTGTGGTGGTGCCCGCCATCGACTTTGGTCATGATTTGCCTGGTTTTTTAGGTGCTATGACACCTAAAACCAAACTGATTTTCGTGGCAAACCCAAATAACCCAACGGGTACATTGATTCCTAAAGCAATATTAAAGGATTTTCTACGCCAGGTGCCTAAAAATATTCTGGTGGTATTGGATGAAGCCTATGACGAGTATCTGTCAGCCACGGACAAATCTGAAGCGATTGGCTGGCTAAGCGAGTTTGAAAACCTGATCATTTCGCGTACTTTTTCCAAAGCCTATGGTTTGGCCGGATTACGCGTTGGCTTTGGTCTGATGCATGCCAGCCTGGCTGATTTGATGAATCGGGTACGGCAGCCATTTAATGTGAATAATCTGGCACAAATTGCAGCGACGGTGTCTTTGCAAGATGACGACTTTGTGGCGCGCAGCTATGCCGCCAATCAGGCCGGGATGGCGCAAATTACCCAAGGCCTGACGCAATTAGGCTTGAGTTACATCCCGTCATTCGGCAACTTTGTCAGCTTTAAGGTGACCAATGCGGGTGCCGTTAATCAGGCCTTGCTCAAGCATGGCGTGATTGTGCGGCCGGTGGCCAACTATGAAATGCCGGATTATCTGCGCGTCAGCATCGGCCTGTTTAGCGAGAATGCACGTTTTCTGGACGTGCTGGAAAAGATTTTAAAGTCATGA
- a CDS encoding 3-deoxy-7-phosphoheptulonate synthase translates to MTAYEKLATDDVRVLEVKPLIKPAELLSRLQESTVSTQNILQTRTAIHQILHQGDDRLLVIVGPCSIHDTEAGMEYARRLLDVRQRLGNELLIVMRVYFEKPRTTVGWKGLINDPHLDGTYDINLGLEKARRFLLDVNEIGMPAATEFLDVVSPQYTADLVSWGAIGARTTESQIHRELASGLSCPVGFKNGTDGGAKVAIDAIKAAASPHHFLSVTKEGESAIFATKGNEDCHVILRGGKTPNYDANSIASVCDQLAEAGLAPVLMVDCSHGNSQKLYKNQMVVVDDVATQIAGGDARIIGVMLESHLNEGRQDHTPGCSLNYGQSITDACLGWDDSVSVLETLAAAVKVRRAKRAAEE, encoded by the coding sequence ATGACTGCATACGAAAAATTAGCCACCGACGACGTCAGGGTGCTGGAAGTTAAACCGCTCATCAAACCTGCAGAGCTGTTGTCACGCCTGCAGGAAAGCACGGTGAGCACACAAAATATCCTGCAGACGCGCACGGCCATTCACCAGATTCTGCATCAGGGCGATGACCGCTTGCTGGTCATCGTTGGGCCATGCTCTATTCATGATACCGAGGCGGGCATGGAGTACGCTAGGCGTCTGCTTGACGTTCGTCAGCGCCTGGGCAACGAGTTGCTCATTGTGATGCGGGTCTATTTTGAAAAGCCGCGTACGACAGTTGGCTGGAAGGGTCTTATCAACGATCCGCATCTCGATGGTACTTACGACATTAATTTGGGCTTGGAAAAAGCTCGCCGATTTTTGCTCGATGTAAATGAAATCGGTATGCCAGCCGCCACCGAGTTTCTGGATGTGGTTTCCCCGCAATATACGGCAGACCTCGTCAGCTGGGGCGCCATTGGCGCCCGTACGACCGAGTCGCAAATCCACCGTGAGCTAGCCTCTGGCTTGTCCTGCCCGGTGGGCTTTAAAAATGGTACCGATGGTGGCGCCAAAGTCGCGATTGATGCGATCAAGGCCGCTGCCAGCCCGCATCATTTCCTGTCAGTCACAAAAGAAGGCGAGTCGGCGATTTTTGCAACCAAGGGCAATGAAGACTGCCACGTGATTCTGCGCGGTGGCAAAACCCCTAACTACGATGCAAACAGCATTGCGTCTGTGTGTGATCAATTGGCTGAAGCGGGGCTGGCGCCTGTTTTGATGGTGGATTGCAGTCATGGCAATAGCCAAAAACTGTATAAAAACCAGATGGTCGTGGTCGATGATGTCGCGACGCAAATTGCTGGCGGCGATGCCCGGATCATAGGCGTTATGCTGGAGTCGCATCTCAATGAAGGCCGTCAGGATCATACGCCTGGCTGCAGCCTGAATTATGGTCAATCGATCACAGATGCCTGTCTGGGTTGGGACGACTCGGTCTCCGTGCTGGAGACACTGGCCGCAGCCGTGAAAGTCCGGCGCGCTAAGCGCGCTGCTGAGGAATAA
- the serC gene encoding 3-phosphoserine/phosphohydroxythreonine transaminase — translation MKQIFNFSAGPAVLPKPVLERAQAEMLDWHGSGMSVMEMSHRGKEFTSILEKAEADLRQLLAIPSNYKVLFLQGGAIAENAIIPMNLLNGKSADYVVTGSWSKRSVQDAKAYGQINIAATAEADGFTHVPAFSDWKLNKEAAYVHYCTNETINGVEFLEVPETHGVPIVADMSSHILSRPIDVSKYGVIYGGAQKNIGPAGLCLVIVREDLLEQASPLTPAVFHWKTQADNQSMINTPPTYSIYIAGLVFEWLLAQGGVEAIEKVNIAKANLLYDYLDQTEFYSNPIAHAYRSRMNIPFRLRDEGLNEAFLKAADARGLLQLKGHRSVGGMRASIYNAMPIEGVQALVAFMQEFEKNNS, via the coding sequence ATGAAACAGATTTTTAATTTTTCTGCCGGGCCGGCAGTGTTACCAAAACCTGTGCTGGAACGTGCCCAGGCTGAAATGCTGGATTGGCATGGTTCAGGCATGAGCGTGATGGAAATGTCTCATCGCGGTAAGGAATTTACCAGCATTCTTGAGAAAGCCGAAGCCGACTTACGCCAGTTATTAGCGATTCCAAGCAATTACAAAGTATTGTTTTTACAGGGCGGGGCGATTGCAGAGAATGCCATCATTCCCATGAACCTGTTAAACGGCAAGTCTGCTGATTATGTGGTGACTGGTTCCTGGAGCAAGCGTAGTGTTCAAGACGCAAAAGCTTATGGCCAGATCAACATTGCCGCAACGGCAGAAGCAGATGGCTTCACTCATGTGCCCGCATTTTCCGACTGGAAGCTCAATAAAGAGGCGGCCTACGTTCATTACTGCACCAATGAAACCATCAATGGGGTGGAGTTTCTTGAGGTGCCTGAGACGCATGGTGTGCCGATTGTTGCCGACATGTCTTCGCATATCCTGTCACGCCCGATTGACGTTTCAAAATACGGTGTGATTTATGGCGGCGCACAGAAGAATATAGGCCCTGCCGGATTGTGCTTGGTCATAGTGCGTGAAGACTTGCTGGAACAAGCCTCCCCGCTCACGCCGGCAGTGTTTCATTGGAAAACGCAGGCAGATAACCAAAGTATGATCAATACGCCACCGACCTACAGCATTTATATTGCTGGTCTGGTGTTTGAGTGGTTACTGGCTCAGGGCGGCGTGGAAGCGATTGAGAAAGTCAACATTGCCAAAGCCAACCTGCTGTATGACTATCTGGATCAAACCGAGTTTTACAGTAATCCAATTGCGCACGCCTATCGTTCGCGCATGAATATTCCCTTCCGTTTGCGTGACGAGGGCTTGAACGAAGCCTTCCTCAAAGCAGCGGATGCGCGAGGCTTATTGCAACTCAAAGGACATCGCTCAGTCGGCGGCATGCGTGCCAGCATCTACAACGCGATGCCGATTGAAGGCGTGCAGGCACTGGTCGCCTTCATGCAGGAATTTGAAAAAAATAATTCATAA
- a CDS encoding O-succinylhomoserine sulfhydrylase: MNDQYHLETLAVRAGTLTTEFGENSEALFLNSSFRFKNAAQAAARFGGTEPGNIYSRFTNPTVTMFQDKLAALEGAEQCVATASGMSAILACIMGMCSAGDHVVASRSIFGTSVQLFSNILKRWGLEVTLVSLTDLDAWQAAIKPNTKLFFAETPSNPLTEIGDIAKLAAIAHAAGAYLAVDNCFCTPALQQPLKLGADIVIHSATKYIDGQGRVLGGAVLGSKALMEPVYGFLRTAGVTMSAFNAWVFVKGLETLQVRMEAHAARASALAQWLEQQPGVERVFYPGLSSHPQYALAQQQQRLGGGIVSFEVKPRAGQTGQEAAWALIDATRLISITANLGDAKSTITHPATTTHSRVSAEARAEAGLKDNLVRIAVGLEHVEDLKADLQLLTTY, translated from the coding sequence ATGAACGATCAATACCATTTGGAAACGCTGGCGGTGCGTGCTGGCACCTTAACCACCGAGTTTGGCGAAAACTCAGAGGCGCTGTTTTTAAACTCGAGTTTTCGCTTTAAAAATGCAGCGCAAGCGGCAGCACGTTTTGGCGGCACCGAGCCAGGTAATATTTATTCCCGTTTTACAAACCCGACCGTCACCATGTTTCAGGATAAACTGGCCGCACTTGAAGGCGCCGAACAATGCGTGGCGACTGCCAGTGGCATGTCTGCCATTCTGGCTTGCATCATGGGGATGTGCAGTGCAGGTGATCATGTGGTGGCGTCACGCAGTATTTTTGGCACTAGCGTGCAGTTGTTCTCAAATATCCTCAAGCGCTGGGGCTTGGAGGTGACGCTGGTTTCCTTAACGGATCTTGATGCCTGGCAAGCGGCCATCAAGCCGAATACCAAACTGTTTTTTGCTGAAACGCCATCTAACCCGCTAACCGAGATTGGGGATATTGCCAAACTGGCAGCGATTGCGCATGCCGCAGGTGCTTATCTGGCGGTAGACAATTGTTTTTGTACACCAGCCTTGCAGCAACCGCTTAAATTGGGTGCGGATATTGTGATTCATTCCGCCACCAAATATATTGATGGACAGGGTAGGGTGCTGGGCGGGGCGGTGTTGGGTAGTAAGGCCTTGATGGAGCCTGTGTATGGCTTCTTGCGTACGGCCGGGGTGACCATGAGTGCATTCAATGCCTGGGTGTTTGTGAAGGGGCTGGAAACATTGCAAGTGCGCATGGAGGCCCATGCGGCGCGTGCATCGGCTTTGGCGCAATGGCTGGAGCAACAGCCTGGCGTTGAACGTGTATTTTATCCTGGGTTAAGCTCCCACCCGCAATATGCTCTGGCGCAGCAGCAACAGCGACTGGGCGGCGGCATCGTCAGCTTTGAAGTGAAACCACGCGCCGGTCAAACCGGTCAGGAAGCCGCCTGGGCATTGATTGATGCCACACGCTTGATTTCGATTACCGCGAACCTGGGGGATGCCAAATCCACCATCACCCATCCAGCCACGACCACGCATAGCCGGGTGAGTGCTGAGGCGCGGGCTGAGGCGGGTCTCAAGGATAACCTGGTTAGAATCGCTGTTGGGCTTGAGCATGTTGAGGACTTGAAAGCTGATTTGCAATTGCTGACAACCTATTAA
- a CDS encoding CvpA family protein, which translates to MTVFDYVVLGILGFSILVGLMRGAIHELFSVLGWVLAFYLANRFNSQVIAYMPEQIPGEAIKAMAAFLLVFLLVLFVCTLLALLLTTLIKAVGLGGMNRILGGAAGALKGLLIVCILVMLAAMTELPKDPRWSNAMFSAPIEVLVLKLLPWMPSSIAKHVHLDQQQLDESVI; encoded by the coding sequence ATGACAGTATTTGATTATGTAGTATTAGGCATTCTTGGTTTTTCGATTTTGGTCGGTCTCATGCGTGGTGCCATTCATGAGCTGTTTTCTGTGCTTGGATGGGTATTGGCTTTTTATTTAGCCAACCGCTTCAATAGTCAGGTGATCGCTTATATGCCAGAACAGATTCCTGGTGAGGCGATCAAGGCCATGGCCGCATTTTTACTGGTATTTTTACTGGTATTGTTTGTTTGTACCTTGCTGGCGCTGTTGTTGACCACGTTGATTAAAGCGGTCGGATTAGGTGGTATGAACCGTATTTTGGGCGGTGCGGCTGGGGCGCTGAAGGGGCTGCTGATTGTCTGTATTCTGGTGATGTTGGCTGCCATGACGGAACTTCCAAAGGATCCGCGCTGGTCAAATGCCATGTTCAGCGCGCCAATTGAAGTGCTGGTCTTGAAATTGCTACCTTGGATGCCATCTAGTATTGCCAAGCATGTGCATTTGGACCAGCAACAGCTCGACGAGTCAGTGATTTAA
- the purF gene encoding amidophosphoribosyltransferase, protein MCGIIGIVGKNPVNQLLYDGLLVLQHRGQDAAGIVTCDGNTFHMHKNNGLVKDVFHTRHMRNLVGNVGIAHVRYPTAGSSSAAEAQPFYVNSPFGIVLGHNGNLTNSEQLKSEMFRQDLRHINTNSDSEVLLNVLAHEIESTSKNALLNSDMVFDAVAGVHRRCKGAYAVVAMIANFGLLAFRDPHGIRPLVIGKQETEKGTEYIVASESVALDVLGFTLLRDVEPGEAVFIDMDGNLCSRQCAENAKLTSCIFEYVYLARPDSVIDGVSVYQTRLDMGTLLAEKIKREWADKQIDVVIPIPDTSRPSALQLGIALGLDYREGFIKNRYIGRTFIMPGQALRKKSVRQKLNPIGIEFKGKNVLLVDDSIVRGTTSKQIVQMARDAGANKVYFASAAPPVRYPNVYGIDMPSRHELLATNRTDEEICAEIGADALIYQDLDALRESITKSNPHMTEFDCSCFDGKYVTGDIDAAYLNRIESARSDMSKKQLPPNSTTQLDLNLLSTDLVGVE, encoded by the coding sequence ATGTGTGGAATTATCGGTATTGTAGGCAAGAACCCGGTGAATCAGTTGTTGTATGACGGATTGCTGGTCTTACAGCACCGTGGTCAAGATGCCGCTGGCATCGTGACCTGTGATGGCAATACCTTCCATATGCATAAAAATAATGGCCTGGTGAAAGACGTCTTTCATACGCGCCACATGCGTAATCTGGTTGGTAATGTGGGTATCGCGCATGTCCGTTATCCAACTGCGGGTTCCTCCAGTGCGGCAGAAGCCCAGCCTTTTTATGTCAACTCACCATTTGGCATCGTGTTGGGCCACAACGGTAACCTGACTAACTCCGAGCAGTTGAAGTCAGAAATGTTCCGCCAAGATCTGCGTCATATCAATACCAATTCAGACTCTGAAGTGTTGTTGAATGTCTTGGCACACGAAATTGAAAGCACCTCAAAAAATGCCCTGTTAAACAGTGATATGGTGTTTGATGCAGTGGCAGGCGTGCACAGACGTTGTAAAGGTGCCTACGCTGTGGTTGCCATGATTGCTAATTTCGGGCTGCTGGCGTTCCGCGATCCGCATGGCATCCGTCCGCTGGTTATCGGCAAGCAGGAAACAGAAAAAGGCACCGAGTATATTGTGGCTTCCGAGAGCGTGGCACTGGATGTACTGGGCTTTACGCTACTGCGTGATGTTGAGCCTGGTGAGGCAGTGTTTATTGATATGGATGGCAACCTGTGCAGCCGCCAATGTGCCGAAAATGCCAAGCTGACTTCCTGCATTTTTGAATATGTCTATCTGGCTCGCCCGGACTCTGTGATTGATGGCGTGTCTGTCTACCAGACCCGTCTGGACATGGGGACCTTGCTGGCAGAAAAAATTAAACGCGAATGGGCCGATAAACAGATTGATGTCGTGATTCCGATTCCTGATACCAGTCGTCCAAGTGCGTTGCAACTAGGTATTGCCTTGGGTCTGGATTATCGCGAGGGCTTTATTAAAAACCGCTATATTGGCCGTACCTTCATCATGCCAGGTCAGGCCTTGCGCAAGAAATCCGTGCGCCAGAAGTTGAATCCAATCGGGATTGAATTCAAAGGCAAAAACGTCTTGCTGGTAGACGACTCGATTGTACGTGGCACCACCTCAAAGCAAATCGTGCAAATGGCGCGCGATGCGGGCGCAAACAAGGTTTACTTTGCCTCAGCTGCGCCACCGGTGCGTTATCCTAACGTGTATGGCATTGATATGCCCAGCCGCCATGAATTGCTGGCAACCAACCGTACCGATGAAGAGATTTGCGCTGAAATCGGTGCAGATGCCTTGATTTACCAGGATCTGGACGCCTTGCGTGAAAGCATTACCAAATCCAATCCGCACATGACTGAATTTGATTGCAGTTGCTTTGATGGCAAATACGTGACCGGCGACATTGACGCCGCTTATTTGAATCGTATTGAGTCTGCCCGCAGTGACATGAGTAAAAAACAGTTGCCGCCAAACTCTACCACCCAGCTGGATCTGAACTTGTTATCAACGGATTTGGTGGGTGTCGAGTAA
- the gyrA gene encoding DNA gyrase subunit A has protein sequence MSQSPDQFAKETLPISLEDEMRRSYLDYAMSVIVGRALPDVRDGLKPVHRRVLYAMHELSNDYNKPYKKSARIVGDVIGKYHPHGDTAVYDTIVRMAQDFSLRYMLVDGQGNFGSVDGDNAAAMRYTEIRMSKIAHELLADIEKETVDFGPNYDGSEQEPLIMPTRIPNLLINGSSGIAVGMATNIPPHNLNEVLNACFALLKQPEISVDELIELIPAPDFPTAGIIYGTAGVKEGYRTGRGRVVMRGRTHFEDLDKGGRQSIIIDELPYQVNKKTLIEKIAELVNEKKIEGISDLRDESDKSGMRVVIELKRGEVPEVILNNLYKQTQLQDTFGMNMVALMDGQPRLLNLKQMLEAFLRHRREVVTRRTVFELRKARDRGHVLEGLAVALANVDEMIAIIKAAPTPPEAKKELMARSWHSPVVEEMLKRAAMEASRPEGLSVDFGLTPQGYKLSDVQAQEILQMRLQRLTGLEQDKIVSEYKEVMDIIADLLDILAKPERVTAIIVDELNEIQKQFGDKRRSEIEQNTQDLSLEDLITPQDVVVTLSHTGYVKSQPLDEYRAQKRGGRGKQAAATKEDDFIDKMFVANTHDYILCFSSRGRVYWLKVYEVPQGSRVSRGKPIVNLFPLEEGEKINAILPVKEFDENHFVFMATAMGTVKKTALTEFANPRKSGIIAINLDDGDYLIGAEVTNGQNDIVLVSNGGKAVWFTEDDVRPMGRATRGVRGMKLAAKQQVLSLLIAENDQQSVLVATENGYGKRTVLSEFRHSGRGTQGVKAIAISERNGLAIAAKLVTAEDEIMLITTGGVLIRTRVKEIRDMGRAAQGVTLINLGEGEKLSGLEKIVETDDDTDTDIEE, from the coding sequence ATGAGTCAGTCTCCAGATCAATTTGCTAAAGAAACCCTGCCTATCAGTTTAGAAGACGAGATGCGCCGCAGCTATCTCGATTACGCCATGAGCGTGATTGTAGGACGGGCGCTCCCGGATGTTCGTGATGGTCTCAAGCCTGTGCACAGACGTGTATTGTACGCGATGCACGAGCTGTCTAACGATTACAACAAACCCTACAAAAAATCTGCGCGTATCGTCGGCGATGTGATCGGTAAGTATCACCCGCATGGTGATACGGCTGTGTACGACACCATCGTCCGTATGGCGCAGGACTTTTCATTGCGCTACATGCTGGTAGACGGACAGGGTAACTTCGGTTCGGTCGATGGCGACAATGCTGCCGCGATGCGGTATACCGAAATCCGCATGTCCAAGATCGCACATGAGCTATTGGCGGATATCGAGAAAGAAACCGTAGATTTTGGCCCTAACTACGACGGCAGCGAGCAAGAGCCGCTCATTATGCCGACCCGTATTCCTAACCTGCTGATTAACGGTAGCTCAGGCATTGCCGTGGGCATGGCAACCAATATCCCGCCTCACAACCTCAACGAAGTATTGAATGCGTGTTTTGCCCTGCTCAAGCAGCCAGAAATCAGTGTGGATGAGCTGATTGAATTGATCCCAGCCCCTGATTTCCCGACAGCCGGGATTATTTATGGCACGGCAGGCGTGAAAGAGGGCTACCGCACTGGCCGTGGCCGTGTGGTAATGCGTGGTCGCACCCACTTTGAAGACCTGGACAAAGGCGGTCGTCAGTCCATCATCATTGATGAGCTGCCATATCAGGTGAATAAAAAAACCCTGATTGAAAAAATTGCCGAGCTGGTCAACGAGAAGAAAATAGAAGGTATTTCTGACCTGCGCGACGAGTCCGATAAGTCCGGCATGCGCGTGGTGATTGAGCTCAAGCGTGGCGAAGTGCCAGAGGTGATTTTAAATAACCTCTACAAGCAGACACAACTGCAAGACACGTTCGGCATGAACATGGTGGCCCTGATGGATGGTCAGCCACGGCTGCTCAACCTCAAACAGATGTTGGAAGCGTTCCTGCGTCATCGCCGTGAAGTGGTGACACGCCGGACTGTGTTTGAGTTACGTAAAGCGCGTGACCGTGGGCATGTACTGGAAGGCTTGGCAGTGGCGTTGGCCAACGTGGACGAGATGATTGCCATCATCAAGGCCGCGCCAACCCCGCCTGAAGCGAAAAAAGAGTTGATGGCCCGCAGCTGGCATTCACCAGTGGTCGAGGAAATGCTCAAGCGCGCCGCCATGGAGGCCTCGCGTCCAGAAGGACTGTCGGTCGATTTTGGTCTGACACCGCAAGGTTACAAACTGTCAGATGTACAGGCGCAAGAAATTCTGCAAATGCGTTTGCAACGGTTGACTGGTCTGGAACAAGACAAGATTGTCAGCGAATACAAAGAAGTGATGGATATCATTGCTGACTTGCTGGATATTTTGGCCAAACCTGAACGTGTCACGGCCATTATCGTGGACGAGTTGAATGAAATCCAGAAGCAGTTTGGTGACAAGCGCCGTTCAGAGATCGAGCAGAATACGCAAGATTTATCGCTGGAAGATCTGATTACACCGCAGGATGTTGTGGTGACCTTATCACATACTGGCTATGTCAAATCGCAGCCGCTAGACGAATACCGTGCCCAAAAACGCGGTGGTCGTGGCAAGCAGGCGGCCGCTACCAAAGAAGATGACTTTATCGACAAGATGTTTGTCGCCAACACGCACGACTACATCCTGTGCTTCAGTAGCCGTGGTCGTGTTTACTGGTTAAAAGTGTATGAAGTACCGCAAGGTAGCCGTGTCAGCCGTGGCAAGCCGATTGTGAACCTGTTCCCGCTGGAGGAAGGCGAGAAGATCAATGCGATCCTGCCGGTGAAAGAGTTTGACGAAAATCACTTCGTCTTTATGGCGACCGCAATGGGGACCGTGAAGAAAACAGCGCTGACCGAGTTTGCAAATCCACGTAAGTCCGGCATTATTGCCATTAATCTGGATGATGGTGACTACCTGATTGGTGCTGAAGTAACCAACGGCCAGAACGATATTGTGTTGGTCTCCAATGGTGGTAAAGCGGTCTGGTTTACCGAAGATGATGTGCGTCCGATGGGACGCGCGACGCGCGGTGTACGCGGCATGAAGTTGGCTGCGAAACAACAGGTTCTGTCCTTGCTGATTGCCGAGAACGATCAGCAGTCTGTGTTGGTTGCCACTGAAAATGGTTACGGTAAACGTACAGTGTTGTCCGAGTTCCGTCATTCTGGCCGCGGTACCCAGGGTGTGAAAGCTATTGCCATCAGCGAGCGTAACGGTCTGGCCATTGCTGCCAAGCTGGTGACGGCGGAGGATGAAATCATGTTGATCACGACCGGTGGCGTGCTGATCCGCACCCGCGTCAAGGAAATCCGTGACATGGGCCGTGCCGCACAAGGCGTGACGCTGATTAATCTGGGCGAAGGTGAAAAACTGTCTGGCTTGGAAAAAATTGTCGAAACTGACGACGACACTGACACCGACATCGAAGAATGA
- the pheA gene encoding prephenate dehydratase: MSDLLKQFRDKIDAIDAQVLALVNERAKLAREIGHLKDDGVIYRPEREAQIIRRLQAENQGPLAPEAVSHIFLAVMSNCRALEKELAIAFLGPLGTYSEEAALKQFGEGRQAVVCGSIDEVFRTVEAGQADYGVVPVENSTEGAVGITLDLLLGSALQVVGEITLPVHHCLLSAQQDLNQITHVFSHAQSLSQCHEWLNKVLPNAQREAVTSNARAAQMIHELVATQGTFAAAIASKRAAELFDLNILAENIEDDPKNTTRFLVLGNHGVAPSGQDKTSLVMSAHNQPGAVLQLLEPLSRHGVSMTKLESRPSRQNLWNYVFFVDIEGHQQHPAVQAALQELAARATFLKVLGSYPTAII, from the coding sequence ATGTCTGATTTATTGAAACAATTTAGAGATAAAATTGACGCAATTGATGCGCAGGTTCTTGCGCTCGTCAACGAGCGTGCCAAGTTGGCACGCGAAATCGGTCATTTAAAAGATGATGGTGTGATCTACCGACCCGAGCGCGAAGCACAGATTATCCGCCGCCTGCAGGCCGAAAATCAGGGCCCGTTAGCGCCTGAAGCTGTAAGCCATATTTTCCTCGCCGTCATGTCGAATTGTCGCGCACTGGAGAAAGAGCTGGCCATTGCTTTTCTTGGCCCGCTGGGGACTTATAGTGAAGAGGCTGCACTCAAGCAATTTGGCGAGGGTAGGCAGGCCGTGGTGTGCGGCAGTATTGATGAGGTCTTTCGCACAGTCGAAGCCGGGCAGGCAGATTATGGTGTTGTGCCGGTCGAAAACTCAACCGAAGGCGCGGTGGGCATTACGCTGGATTTACTATTAGGCAGTGCGTTGCAGGTAGTTGGTGAAATCACTTTACCTGTGCACCACTGTTTGCTGTCGGCGCAGCAGGATCTCAACCAGATCACGCATGTCTTTTCGCACGCGCAGTCGCTGTCGCAATGTCATGAATGGTTGAACAAGGTACTGCCCAATGCCCAGCGTGAAGCGGTGACCAGTAATGCACGCGCTGCGCAAATGATCCATGAATTGGTTGCCACACAAGGCACGTTTGCAGCGGCAATTGCCAGCAAGCGCGCGGCAGAACTGTTTGACTTGAATATCCTGGCCGAGAATATTGAGGATGATCCCAAAAACACCACGCGTTTTCTGGTGTTGGGCAATCATGGTGTCGCGCCATCCGGCCAGGATAAGACCTCGCTGGTGATGAGCGCACATAACCAGCCAGGTGCTGTCCTGCAATTGCTGGAGCCTTTATCGCGTCATGGCGTGAGCATGACCAAGCTCGAGTCACGTCCTTCACGCCAGAATCTCTGGAACTATGTATTCTTTGTGGATATTGAAGGTCACCAGCAACATCCGGCAGTGCAGGCGGCCTTGCAAGAGCTGGCTGCACGTGCCACTTTCCTTAAAGTGTTGGGTTCTTACCCAACCGCCATTATTTAA